Genomic segment of Triticum aestivum cultivar Chinese Spring chromosome 6A, IWGSC CS RefSeq v2.1, whole genome shotgun sequence:
CTCGACGAGCCCAGGCCCCCCACCGCCTCCCTCTCCTACCGGATCTTGCTCGCCGTCCTCGCGCTCCTCCTGCTCGCGGCCCTCTTCTCCGCGCCCTCCCTCTGGTCCCGCTTCGTGAGTTCCCGTTCCTCCCTCTGCGCTCGGTTTCATCAGAATCCTAACCTAGCACTTACATTTTTGTTTGTGTATCGTAGAACGTGCCCTACTTGTGCCAGAAGGAGGGGATCACGCTGCATTGCCCTCAGGTGAAGTGCTCCTGATCTCGGCAGCCGTTCTGGCGATTCGTGTTCACGTGAGAAACTTCTGTTCTGATGAATTCAATTGTATTGGGCGCAGACGAAGGAGCCTCTCTCACTGTGGGAGAACCCGCGTGCTGCCACCGCGTCCTGGAAGCCCTGCGCAGAGCGTCGAAGTGATGAGCCCTCAGGCAAGTCCAGCATTGACATTGCTTGAAAGACAAAAAATGTAGTAGCATATGCTGCACCATGTACTTTTAGCCTTGCTGTACCAGTCACTGTGAGGTCACTTGTTGCTTATCACACAACCTAGATTTATGGCAATTCTTTTAACTATTGGCATGTTTAGTGATGACTTTGATGTATGGAATTTGTAAGGGTGGCTAAACCTGAACTACAGTGTTCTTTGAGAGTTGAATTGTGAACCACAGTTCCATACTTTCATTTCCATGTAAGGTTGCAGATTTATGACGCAGCATATGGGAACTGAATTTGTTTTATTGCTATGAAATGATAAAATATTGCCAACATTAATGTGGAGTTAAAATTGTAATGCACTTCTCATTCATATACTTCTGTCAGCAATGTGAGTCAGAGCACAGAATACTTTCTATGTAAACCGCACAATGAAAATAAGATATTGTTCCTTCGGAAGTGCTCTATGGATTTAATGTATTTTCTTTTACATGATAAGGAATAAATTTTGGTTTAAGTCTGCATAGTAAGTGGGTGATTTTTTCAGAGATCATATTTTGATTTTGTAATGGAACATAAATTTGAGTTCCCGAGGAATCCCATTTAAATCGTGTAATAGTTAGATACATCTTTTTTTGGACTAGAAAAATGTTTTTTCTTAATTGACTTAGTAGCAAATGAATGCAATGCCAGTTCTTATGAAAACATCTTCTAGCCATGAGTTTGTGATATTTCCCCGTAGAACCATAGTGCTTCCCTGCAAGAAAGGATACCTCAGTCAGTGGAGAGACATGCACCCTCTGTCATTTACATAAACTTCTCGGTCAAAACGAAAACATCAACTTCTGCCTTTTACATGAAACATTTGTGTCCTTTCATGATTGGGCCCTGATAAGTGATAATAATTATATCATTGTATATAATGCAGATGTTCCACCTGAGAAGGAAACCTCTGGGTATATTTTTATTCATGCCGAGGGTGGACTGAACCAGCAACGAATAGCTGTATGTATGCACTTCTGTGGTTCTCAGCCTTCCTCACCTTATTTTGTGTGATTGTTAAATACTTGTTTGAGTGGTGCAATGTTTTTTCTGCTTAAGCATAGTTCTGAGTCTCTGAATCTCGCTGTTACATGGAAATTGTTTTTCCTATGCTGGTGGTTGCTGCTTAAGCATAATCAGCCAATATCTTCAACATATTCATGATAATTCCTTTTTATAGCATGTTTTTGCATGATCTTCTGTTGCTTAtttaagaaataaaataaaattctccTGTCGTTTAATACTTATTTGTGTACCTGCCTAAGAAGATCATGCCAATTTCTTAAGCAGTGGACAGTGGTAACGAGTTTCCTAAGCTGACATTGAGTTTCAGTTACAACATAGGCCCATCTGTTACTTTCTAATCTTTAGTGTTTCTGCAGATATGTAATGCTGTTGCAATTGCTAAGATAATGGAAGCAACACTTATTTTGCCAGTTCTGAAGCAGGACCAAATATGGAAAGACCAGACGTAAGTGCTACTTTCTCTTGTTACTTCTACTTGTTGTTACTTCTTCTACTTGTATATTGTTCTTTAATTGATGGTCCTATTATACAAGATTCGCTTCACAGATATGCTAATGAAATTTTCAATTAACCGAGGATAGTTTCCTACTAGAATGTTTCAAAAATGAACTATAGTTATTCTAGCAGAATCAGTCAGTTTTTCTGCAGGCATGTGGCGCCAATATGCTTCTGGTCTGAGTATCGGGTTCATCTTAAGGATAATTTTCTTCTTGTACTACTCCTGGAATGATCAAAATACCTGCTCGCGAAAGTCACTCTTCTTCTTCATGCTTAACTATTATCGTATTGTTGTTATAGGATATCCTAATCAGAGGCAAATCCTCCTTGATGCTGCACTGGTGAATTAGTGACTACTGAAAACAACTACGTAGTATATAGAATATAACACTTGGAGCTTCAATATGAATTTTATAAAGTGGAAAATTTACAAAATCATGTTTTGTAGGTCTAAAGTTTTCTTACTCCAATGCAGGGTTTTGAATAAAGAACTAGGAGTAATTGATATTGAATATAATGCAGAGTTATAATTCTCTTAGTTGCAGCATCACATAATTCGACTATGCTAAATACATGGTGTTTGCCATTGGTATTTAAATTGTTAACAACATTTATTTTCTCTGCAGTAAATTTGAAGATATCTTCGATGTGGATCATTTTATAAACTATCTGAAGGACGACGTACGCATTGTCCGAGACATCCCTGACTGGTTCACAGAAAAAGATGAACTCTTCACCAGTATAAAGTAGGTTATGTCTTATGTACTATTTTTTTCCCCTGCCTTAAGTCTTGGGGCATATTTGATTCGAGGGATTTTTGTATGAATTTTGGAGATTGCAATCTTTTAGATTTTTCTATGTGGTTTGTTTGATTTTAGGATTGTAATCCATATGAATTTTAGGACTCTATTTCGTGGGAATATTTCCTTGATTAGTACTTCTTAAAAAAAACATACGGtttcctttggtgcaatcaatcCTAGATGATTCAAGGTGTGACATTGCAATCCTACAATATTCCTATCCGTGTGTGTTCTGGAACCTTGTGAGTCAAAGTGGACACTACCACTACCTTTCTGAAATTGGCGTCAGAGCAACCCGCAAACACAAGTGGCATTGAACTTTTTGGTATTTTCTGTCAGCAGTGGCATTTTTTCAATAATTCTGTTGAATTTATCTCAATGGGTATGGGGAAGTCCAAAATTACATCCATCTTGATGTACTGTAAATCTTGTGTGTTGTCTATCATATGCTCATAGCTAtacttttttgttggaaagtaggtTGACGCCCGGCCTTAGAGTGAGGTCCATCATCATAGGTGTAGACTGCTGATCTGAAGCAGtttatcctgaaggccatcctcgTTTCTGTCTCAAAATACAACTGGACTGAAAGATAAAATGCTCAAATTAACCAGTATCCACATAGAATGGGAGTTTTAAAGCATAGTAAATCGAACCAGGTGTACTCTTATTTTTGCTTTTCGCGGAGAGATATTTGAAATACACTGTTTTCTGAGTTTCCTTCTTATGAAGTTAAATGTAGTTCAGGAATTGCTGGAACTGTTACTTCTTTTCACTACGTGCAGTTTCACCTTGTCTTATGTTCACCATGGTAAACCTGTCTTTTTGTTTTCTTACTTGTCTCAATGTAATATCTGTTCTGCTTATAGCGGGTTTTAGGGATCAAATGACTATGTTGTGTTGATATGTTCTTCATATAACAGTATTGCAGTGTGGTCTATGACAGGCGTACCGTGAAGAACATCCCAAAGTATGCATCTGCACAGTTTTACATTGATAATGTACTTCCAAGGATCAAAGAGAAAACAATAATGTCTATTAAGCCATTTGTCGACAGGTTGGGGTAAGTCAACAGTTGAATGCAACTATATTGTGGCAATTATTCATACATTTGTTGTCTTAACCCAAAATGCCCAATCTGCTTCCATGCTACAGTAATGAGAACATTGttgtttctttctttattttttttgtctAGTTTGTGCTGTAAAAGTTGCATTGTACGAAATCTCTAATGTGCATGTAGCAGTAgaaataaatataatgcaaatcTTCAATTTCAGGTATGACAATGTTCCGATGGAGATTAACCGACTAAGATGCAGAGTTAATTATCACGCCTTAAAGTTCTTACCCCATATTGAAGAAATGGCCGATAAGCTGGCAACACAGATGAGGAACCGAACTAGCAGCGGGAATCCATACATGTAAGCTACAGTGAATATCTTCTGTTCAATCTCTTTGGAGTTCATTGTTTAGGGAATGCTTATTTGATGATCAAGTAATTGCCACTTCTTCTAAAGGGCCCTTCATCTGAGATATGAGAAAGGAATGGTGGGCCTGTCCTTTTGTGATTTTGCTGGAACACGTGAGGAGAAAGTGATGATGGCAGCTTATAGACAGAAAGAATGGCCACGGCGCTTTAAGGTCATCTCAAATTTCGTTTTTTAACAGTTCTGGAATAGCAGTTATCTCATCGAACTTCAAAGTGATGCCCACAACATAGCTTTCTAATGGTTTTTTATGTTGTTATTCACATGCAGAATGGATCTCACCTGTGGCCATTAGCATTACAAAAGAGAAAAGAAGGGCGTTGCCCCCTTGAGCCTGGTGAGATAGCTGTGATCCTGCGAGCACTGGGATACACAAGGGAAACACAGATATATGTTGCATCAGGGCAAGTGTACGGTGGCAAAAACAGGATGGCTCCCCTCAGAAACATGTTCCCCAACTTGGTGAGTATTTCCACAGCTCAGCTGAAGTGCTTCTTCACTGTCCTTGCAGACACATTACCACATTCCATCAAGTTTTTTTTCTGGAATAAGTCCATTAAACCCCACAACTGTTGCCCAAGTCTAAAATCACGAGCCGAGGAGCGTTAAATGCCCGGTTTCGAAGCAGGGATCGACTTGCGGACTTGGAAAATAGTCGAGGAGGGACGAAACAGTATATTCATTTCCTGTTCTTCTCCCTGAATGCATTCACTACGACAGACATAAACTTTGCATATACACGGTATGCAGGTGACCAAGGAGGAGTTGGCGAGCACGGCGGAGATGGAGCACTTCCGGAAGCACGTGACGAGCCTGGCGGCGCTGGACTTCCTGGTGTGCCTCAAGTCGGACGTGTTCGTGATGACGCACGGCGGCAACTTCGCCAAGCTCATCATGGGGGCGCGGCGCTACAGCGGGCGCCACCGGCTCAAGTCCATCAAGCCCGACAAGGGGCTCATGTCCAAGTCCCTCGGCGACCCGTACCTGGCCTGGGCCTCCTTCACCGAGGACGTCGTCATCTCGCACCAGGCCCGCggcggcctccccgagcccaccttCCCCGGCTACGACCTCTGGGAGAACCCCCTCACCCCCTGCATGTGCAGAGCATGAGACAGACCAGAGTAGCGGCAGACGAATGACAAGCCACTGCTAAGCTAGCTATAGCGCTTTCGTTGATGTCCTCCTGATTTTGTTCATACGACACTACTACTAGCAATAGGTGCTCCTGCGGCCTTGGCTATCTAAGTTTTTGTGTTGTGTAGATTATCAGAATTCAGTAGTGGTTCACCGGATAGATTGGTGCTTTCACGCACGGCGCAGAGGCGCGGTTTATCGAAACAGATATTGCGTTCTTGGCTGATTAATCGTGCGATAAAACCCCACGAGAAACAAAAGGGAAATGCTGATTATTCAGATATCGTATTCTTGAGCTAGCCAGTTCTCAGTTTCTTTTAATCCTTTCTGATTCTGATCAGATATTGTACTCTTGTGCTCCTGGCTATCTTAGGCTACTGCCTCGCCAAGATCGGTATGCTTCTGTGTACACTTTGCAAAGCACGGTCTCTTGATCCAGATATTGTATTATTCTTGGCACGGGCTAGTCACGAAGAAAGCTATTGTATTTTGATCGACGAGTGTGAGCCAGCGGTATTTTAAAATTCAGGTTCGGTCGTCCGCTTCAGTCTCGAGGGGAGGGAACCGCAGCGCAGGGGAAGACGCGCAGCCTGGGCTgccgtttagtcccacctcgctacccGAGCGGTGTGCTGCGTGGTTTATAAGGGGAAGCGCTGCCTCACGTATCGTGTTCGTAAAAAGGAGAGACGGTTGGCATCTCCCCTGACAGGGACGGGAACGGTCTTCGGACATTTCCTGCGTATCGTGTACTGCGGTTAAGGCTACCCGCTTCGGCGGATCTTACCCAAATTTTTTTACCATTTCCTGCGCTTTTGCACTCATACTTGTCACGCATTAAAAAAAAATCACATGTGCTGCCTTTTTCACTGTACTCGTCAAATGTTAAGCTGTTTGATTGTTTTGTATCTGCAGCGCCTTATACTAAATCACGTTTTAAATTACTTTTCATATTTGCTGCGTTTTGCAAACAAATTCAGTCTATTGCACCTATACTTGCCatgctttttttaaaaaaatccatgCTTTTGTTACACTGTTTTTTTGGAAGTTCGATGACATGTGCTTATATTACAAATCTAGGACGCATTGGAAGTTTGATAACATGTTTTTTTTGTTACAAACCTTGGACGCATGGTCTCATTGCTCTGGCACACGGTCATTTGCAAATCGTGATTGGGTGGTGGTGGCAAGGGGGTCACTTGCAAATCGTGATTGCGTGGTGGTGGAGATCCGGGAGACCGGGACGGAATTGGACAACAAGGTGATTTTCCTCTAGCACACTGCGGTTAAGGCTACCCGCTTCGGCGGATCTTACCCAAATTTTTTTACCATTTCCTGCGCTTTTGCACTCATACTTGTCACGCATTAAAAAAAAAATCACATGTGCTGCCTTTTTCACTGTACTCGTCAAAATGTTAAGCTGTTTGATTGTTTTGTATCTGCAGCGCCTTATACTAAATCACGTTTTAAATTACTTTTCATATTTGCTGCGTTTTGCAAACAAATTCAGTCTATTGCACCTATACTTGCCatgctttttttaaaaaaaatccatgcTTTTGTTACACTGTTTTTTTGGAAGTTCGATGACATGTGCTTATATTACAAATCTAGGACGCATTGGAAGTTTGATAACATGTTTTTTTTGTTACAAACCTTGGACGCATGGTCTCATTGCTCTGGCACACGGTCATTTGCAAATCGTGATTGGGTGGTGGTGGCAAGGGGGTCACTTGCAAATCGTGATTGGGTGGTGGTGGAGATCCGGGAGACCGGGACGGAATTGGACAACAAGGTGATTTTCCTACGTTCGGGCCCCTCACGTGGAGGCAAGATCCATACTCTTGCATGTCTGATGTATATGAAGTGTATATGGTTGTTCCTTGAGCTGTTtgggtggaggaagaagaaggagctctAGCCCTCTTCTCTACCTCGCGCGCGCATGTGTGTGAGCATGAGGGAGAGAGTGGATCCATGCCCTGGGAGGGCTCCTTAGGTCACCTTATAAACTGGTGCCCAAGGGACAAGGGATGGCCCACACCGCCTAACAATCACTCTAAGAAATCACTATTTGAAATGACACATGACGCGTGTACAGTGTCTGCCATTCATCATTAGTGCTTTACTGTAGAGCATGGCCGTCGTGTCCGCGCAGGTCCGATGAGACGTTGTAATTGACTTTGCCGGGATCCAGCCAGCCAGGCCACAGTCGGATGGGCTCCAGTCGGACGGGTTCCAACCGGACGGCTCCAGCCAGCCGGATGGGCTTGAAAGAGCGTCTCCAGCCGGATGGACTTGAGCCAGCCGGACTGTTCTAGTCGAACGAGTTCCAGCCAGGCGCCAGCCACCCAGACGGGCTTGAGCTAGCCGGACGACTCCAGGCAGCCGGACGACTCTAGGCAGCCAGATGGGCTTGAACCAATCGAACATCTCGAGCGGGTGGACTTGAGCCAACCGGACTGTTCCAGTCGGACGGGTTCCAGCCAGGCGCCAGCCACCCAGACGGGCTTGAGCTAGCCGGACGGCTCCAGCCGAACAGACTTGAGCCGGCCGAACGAGCTTGGCACACCGGGGCTTGCCCCCGACATTGTTTTGAAAATGTTGTCTTGTCTCTTTGAGCCTACCCGGGGGTCATCGACCCGTCACTTTCCTCTCCCTGCAAATGGTGTAGACGACCACTCAGCCAGGTGCCCATGGCATCTAGAAGTGTGCCAATTAATGGCAGTCACCGTGTGCCAACTCCCAGGATTATTCCCGCCAAGTTTCTCATCGCTCGTCACGTTTCCCCTGCTGCCCACGGGGCACGGCTATGAAATAACCGTCGTCGTGTCCGAATAGCTCAGACCACAGTTGCCCACAACCTCCACTTTCCTCATCGCCGTCCACATCCTTCATTTCCCTCCCGTTGCCATGTCGCTTCCCCTGCGCCCAAACTGGGTGCCGCtctcggggaggaggaggagaggaccaTGGATGAGGAGAAGGCCGCCCTCATTCGCAATGAGGAAATGATATCACCGTGATGCACTGGACACTGTGTAGGAGGATCCAGCCCCATGATGAGTGGCCGGATTGGGATCTCAAAACACACTTCATTGAGTGGGATATCCAGTATGGCTACGTGCAAATCCCGTATGGACAGGAAAGAGCTCCCCATACACATCTCATATAGGCCATCACATGCTTCTCGTTGCCTCACTGTTAAGAAGGTATGGAATGAGAGCTATGTTGCTTACACCTCGCTCGTCCGCCCCGGCAAAATTTTCAAGGAGATTGTCGCTGCGCATGCGTTGGGGTGGAGAGGGACCGCGTCGTGGGGCTCCATTTCAAAGAGTAAAGAAGCGGATTTAAAGGCGGGGAGGGAGCACATCGGATAATACAAAGAGGCTTTGGTACGGTCCTTCGAGATAGCTTGGGAGGCATCATCTTCACGTCTTGTTGACATTCATTCACATGCGATAATGCTCTTGCAGCGGAACTTGACGCTTGTAGAAAGGGAATCACATTAGCCTTGGATTGAAGCTCGATTCTGTTTATTCTTGAGACGGATAGTATCAAAGAGGTTGCAATTATTTCCAACTCATTGAGGAACAGATCACAACATGCCGCTATCATCCAGGAGATCGCCGCCATGATGAGAAGAGGTACAAATATAGTggtaaaagctactccctccgttccaaaatagatgactcaattttgtactaactttagtataaaattgggtcatctattttggaacggagggagtactaaggaAGAGTGTAATCAAGTGACCCACCTCGACCTCGACAACACGGGTGGGAATGGGATGAAGACGAGATCACCAGACCGTCACACCGCCATTCCTAGACAAAAAGTTGACTCGTCACATATACATGTGCCCCATCCATATCATTCATTATTGATGTGGCGGGGCTCAAAAACATGCTATAGTAGCTAAAAAGCGACAAATTTTGTCCCTATGGTATGAAAATGTCGTCCTCATATGTAAGAACTTTGTAATGCAATGTTTAGCTTAAATTAGTGTTTTCAACCCACCTTTAATTGAGTGGGTAACTATTGAATTGATAAAGAAAGAAATAAAGACAATCAATATAACAACTGATTGCAATCGATCACGCCCACCTTATGGCACCAATTTTGTAATGCTGTTT
This window contains:
- the LOC123132354 gene encoding protein PECTIC ARABINOGALACTAN SYNTHESIS-RELATED isoform X1 is translated as MAELRHSTAAAAARASNSPAKRDSDASSASSPFASTSAARGRDDDGKDAHRSSPLLPHHHHHKQLLPSPLRSLLALDEPRPPTASLSYRILLAVLALLLLAALFSAPSLWSRFNVPYLCQKEGITLHCPQTKEPLSLWENPRAATASWKPCAERRSDEPSDVPPEKETSGYIFIHAEGGLNQQRIAICNAVAIAKIMEATLILPVLKQDQIWKDQTKFEDIFDVDHFINYLKDDVRIVRDIPDWFTEKDELFTSINVVYDRRTVKNIPKYASAQFYIDNVLPRIKEKTIMSIKPFVDRLGYDNVPMEINRLRCRVNYHALKFLPHIEEMADKLATQMRNRTSSGNPYMALHLRYEKGMVGLSFCDFAGTREEKVMMAAYRQKEWPRRFKNGSHLWPLALQKRKEGRCPLEPGEIAVILRALGYTRETQIYVASGQVYGGKNRMAPLRNMFPNLVTKEELASTAEMEHFRKHVTSLAALDFLVCLKSDVFVMTHGGNFAKLIMGARRYSGRHRLKSIKPDKGLMSKSLGDPYLAWASFTEDVVISHQARGGLPEPTFPGYDLWENPLTPCMCRA
- the LOC123132354 gene encoding protein PECTIC ARABINOGALACTAN SYNTHESIS-RELATED isoform X2 produces the protein MAELRHSTAAAAARASNSPAKRDSDASSASSPFASTSAARGRDDDGKDAHRSSPLLPHHHHHKQLLPSPLRSLLALDEPRPPTASLSYRILLAVLALLLLAALFSAPSLWSRFNVPYLCQKEGITLHCPQTKEPLSLWENPRAATASWKPCAERRSDEPSDVPPEKETSGYIFIHAEGGLNQQRIAICNAVAIAKIMEATLILPVLKQDQIWKDQTKFEDIFDVDHFINYLKDDVRIVRDIPDWFTEKDELFTSIKRTVKNIPKYASAQFYIDNVLPRIKEKTIMSIKPFVDRLGYDNVPMEINRLRCRVNYHALKFLPHIEEMADKLATQMRNRTSSGNPYMALHLRYEKGMVGLSFCDFAGTREEKVMMAAYRQKEWPRRFKNGSHLWPLALQKRKEGRCPLEPGEIAVILRALGYTRETQIYVASGQVYGGKNRMAPLRNMFPNLVTKEELASTAEMEHFRKHVTSLAALDFLVCLKSDVFVMTHGGNFAKLIMGARRYSGRHRLKSIKPDKGLMSKSLGDPYLAWASFTEDVVISHQARGGLPEPTFPGYDLWENPLTPCMCRA